In Prunus dulcis chromosome 1, ALMONDv2, whole genome shotgun sequence, the following are encoded in one genomic region:
- the LOC117633522 gene encoding probable inactive purple acid phosphatase 2 gives MTISQTPFIFLLLLLFAFFTPTHQNVSVSLSKTTLSKSGDSVLIQWSGVDSPSKLDWLGIYSPPSSHHNNFIGYKFLSSSPTWKSGSGSISLPLVNLRSNYSFRIFRWTEDEVDQNHLDQDHNPLPGTAHLLATSDDELTFQSGRGPDQMHLSYTDADDEMRVMFVTSDARERTVRYGPSDDSLDDVAVAHVERYEREHMCDSPANASIGWRDPGFIHGAVMTRLKKGIRYFYKVGSDNGGWSKTHSFVSRNGDSDETTAFMFGDMGTATPYATFYRTQDESISTVKWILRDIEALGDKPAFVSHIGDISYARGYSWLWDQFFSQIEPLASKLPYHVCIGNHEYDWPLQPWKPEWASMYGKDGGGECGVPYSLKFNMPGNSSEPTGTGAPATRNLYYSFDVGSVHFVYISTETNFVQGSKQLKFIKRDLEAVDRRKTPFVVVQGHRPMYTTSNERGDAPLREKMLEHLEPLFVKNNVTLALWGHVHRYERFCQLNNYICGSVGPVHVVIGMAGQDWQPIWEPRPDHLTDPVYPQPERSLYRGGEFGYTRLVATKQKLTLSYVGNHDGKVHDTLEILASGQVVGVNGAGIKAVDSSSGGAGEPGVIGGSGESTFSWFVKGASLVVLGIFVGYVGGYISYARKKDGTGNNWTPVKSEDM, from the exons ATGACCATTTCTCAAACGCCCTTCatcttcctcctccttcttctctTTGCCTTCTTCACGCCAACCCATCAAAATGTTTCAGTCTCTCTATCCAAAACCACTCTATCCAAATCCGGCGACTCAGTCCTCATCCAATGGTCCGGCGTCGACTCACCTTCCAAGCTCGACTGGCTCGGCATCTACTCACCCCCTTCCTCCCACCACAACAACTTCATCGGCTACAAGTTCCTCTCCTCCAGCCCCACCTGGAAATCCGGCTCGGGCTCCATTTCCCTCCCCTTAGTCAACCTCCGATCCAACTACTCCTTCCGGATCTTCCGCTGGACCGAAGACGAGGTCGACCAGAACCACCTCGACCAAGACCACAACCCTCTCCCGGGAACCGCCCACCTGCTCGCCACGTCGGACGATGAGCTCACCTTCCAATCGGGGCGGGGCCCGGATCAGATGCACCTGTCCTACACCGACGCAGACGACGAGATGCGGGTCATGTTCGTGACGTCAGACGCCCGGGAGAGGACGGTTCGATACGGTCCGAGCGACGACTCGCTTGATGACGTGGCAGTGGCGCATGTGGAGAGGTACGAGAGGGAGCACATGTGCGATTCTCCCGCCAACGCTAGCATCGGGTGGAGAGACCCCGGGTTCATTCACGGTGCGGTCATGACCCGGTTGAAAAAAGGCATCAGATATTTTTACAAg GTTGGGAGTGACAATGGAGGTTGGAGCAAAACGCACAGCTTCGTGTCACGAAACGGGGATTCGGACGAAACGACGGCGTTCATGTTCGGCGACATGGGCACTGCAACGCCTTATGCGACGTTTTATCGGACCCAAGACGAGAGCATATCCACAGTAAAATGGATCCTCCGGGACATTGAAGCTCTCGGCGACAAGCCGGCTTTTGTGTCCCATATCGGAGACATAAGCTATGCAAGAGGCTACTCTTGGTTGTGGGATCAATTTTTCAGTCAAATTGAACCTCTTGCGTCCAAGTTGCCTTACCATGTTTGCATTGGCAATCACGAGTATGACTGGCCCTTGCAGCCATGGAAACCAGAGTGGGCAAGCATGTATGGGAAAGATGGAGGTGGTGAATGTGGGGTGCCGTATAGTCTTAAGTTCAACATGCCCGGAAACTCATCGGAACCAACCGGAACTGGTGCTCCGGCTACTCGAAATCTTTACTATTCGTTCGATGTTGGCTCTGTCCATTTTGTGTACATATCTACTGAGACCAATTTTGTTCAAGGAAGCAAGCAACTTAAATTTATTAAGCGTGATTTGGAGGCGGTGGATAGGAGGAAGACACCTTTTGTTGTGGTGCAGGGACATAGGCCAATGTACACAACCAGCAATGAGAGAGGCGATGCTCCTTTGAGGGAGAAAATGCTGGAGCACTTGGAACCTTTGTTTGTGAAGAACAACGTGACTCTGGCGTTATGGGGACATGTACACAGATATGAGAGGTTTTGTCAGTTGAATAACTATATTTGCGGGAGTGTGGGGCCTGTTCATGTTGTGATTGGGATGGCAGGACAAGACTGGCAGCCCATATGGGAGCCTAGACCGGATCATCTAACTGACCCGGTCTACCCACAGCCTGAGCGGTCTTTGTACCGCGGTGGTGAATTTGGGTACACTAGGTTGGTTGCTACAAAGCAGAAGCTTACACTTTCTTATGTTGGCAACCATGACGGAAAAGTGCACGATACACTGGAGATTCTGGCGTCCGGACAAGTTGTTGGCGTTAATGGAGCTGGTATCAAAGCTGTTGATAGCAGTAGTGGTGGTGCTGGTGAGCCTGGAGTTATTGGGGGCAGTGGGGAGTCTACATTCTCTTGGTTTGTGAAGGGAGCAAGTCTGGTGGTGCTTGGGATTTTTGTAGGTTATGTTGGGGGTTACATTTCATATGCCAGGAAAAAGGATGGCACTGGAAATAACTGGACCCCTGTGAAGAGTGAGGATATGTGA
- the LOC117633530 gene encoding putative SNAP25 homologous protein SNAP30 isoform X2, which translates to MFGFKKSPAKIAKQNSVDPGFQAPVDSETDKDTHKPARRTSSEPMLITPDFSKEKPGKRGSSPASYKNDFLDSGGIENQSVQELEKYAVYKAEETTQSVNNCLRIAENIREDATKTLDMLHAQGEQITRTHMAAVDMDKDLSRGEKLLNNLGGMFAMPWKAKKGKDISGPDFSAASAPKKSDPHQREKLGLAPIPKGRPAPATSPPDGSGALQQVEYEKAKQDDALSDLSNILGDLKGMAVDMGSELDRQNKTIDHLSDDVDELNSRMKGANQRTRRLLGK; encoded by the exons ATGTTTGGGTTTAAGAAATCACCAGCAAAGATTGCTAAGCAAAACTCTGTAGACCCGGGATTTCAAGCTCCTGTTGATTCAGAAACTGATAAGGACACTCATAAGCCTGCGAGACGAACTTCTTCCGAACCGATGCTTATAACCCCGGATTTTAGTAAAGAAAAGCCTGGTAAAAGAGGGTCTTCGCCTGCTTCCTACAAGAATGATTTTCTTGATTCAGGGGGGATAGAGAACCAGAGTGTGCAAGAGTTGGAGAAATATGCTGTGTACAAGGCTGAGGAGACTACACAGAGTGTCAACAACTGCCTCAGGATTGCTGAGAACATCAGAGAGGATGCTACAAAGACCCTTGACATGTTGCATGCGCAGGGTGAGCAAATTACAAGGACCCACATGGCGGCTGTGGATATGGATAAGGATTTGAGTCGG GGTGAGAAGCTTTTAAATAATCTCGGGGGTATGTTCGCAATGCCTTGGAAGGCAAAGAAGGGGAAGGATATTTCTGGGCCTGATTTTTCAGCAG CTTCTGCACCCAAAAAGAGTGACCCCCATCAGAGGGAAAAGTTGGGTTTAGCTCCTATACCCAAAGGTCGGCCGGCTCCTGCGACATCTCCTCCTGATGGATCAGGTGCCTTGCAGCAAGTTGAG TATGAGAAGGCAAAGCAAGATGATGCTCTTTCAGACCTGAGTAATATTTTGGGTGATTTGAAGGGTATGGCTGTGGACATGGGAAGTGAACTTGACAG gcaaaacaaaactatCGATCATCTCTCTGACGACGTGGATGAGCTTAACTCTCGAATGAAAGGTGCCAACCAACGTACACGCCGTCTGCTTGGGAAGTGA
- the LOC117633530 gene encoding putative SNAP25 homologous protein SNAP30 isoform X1 — MFGFKKSPAKIAKQNSVDPGFQAPVDSETDKDTHKPARRTSSEPMLITPDFSKEKPGKRGSSPASYKNDFLDSGGIENQSVQELEKYAVYKAEETTQSVNNCLRIAENIREDATKTLDMLHAQGEQITRTHMAAVDMDKDLSRGEKLLNNLGGMFAMPWKAKKGKDISGPDFSAASAPKKSDPHQREKLGLAPIPKGRPAPATSPPDGSGALQQVEYEKAKQDDALSDLSNILGDLKGMAVDMGSELDRSISIFYSLHILHDCIYISILLLSNIWKLQAKQNYRSSL; from the exons ATGTTTGGGTTTAAGAAATCACCAGCAAAGATTGCTAAGCAAAACTCTGTAGACCCGGGATTTCAAGCTCCTGTTGATTCAGAAACTGATAAGGACACTCATAAGCCTGCGAGACGAACTTCTTCCGAACCGATGCTTATAACCCCGGATTTTAGTAAAGAAAAGCCTGGTAAAAGAGGGTCTTCGCCTGCTTCCTACAAGAATGATTTTCTTGATTCAGGGGGGATAGAGAACCAGAGTGTGCAAGAGTTGGAGAAATATGCTGTGTACAAGGCTGAGGAGACTACACAGAGTGTCAACAACTGCCTCAGGATTGCTGAGAACATCAGAGAGGATGCTACAAAGACCCTTGACATGTTGCATGCGCAGGGTGAGCAAATTACAAGGACCCACATGGCGGCTGTGGATATGGATAAGGATTTGAGTCGG GGTGAGAAGCTTTTAAATAATCTCGGGGGTATGTTCGCAATGCCTTGGAAGGCAAAGAAGGGGAAGGATATTTCTGGGCCTGATTTTTCAGCAG CTTCTGCACCCAAAAAGAGTGACCCCCATCAGAGGGAAAAGTTGGGTTTAGCTCCTATACCCAAAGGTCGGCCGGCTCCTGCGACATCTCCTCCTGATGGATCAGGTGCCTTGCAGCAAGTTGAG TATGAGAAGGCAAAGCAAGATGATGCTCTTTCAGACCTGAGTAATATTTTGGGTGATTTGAAGGGTATGGCTGTGGACATGGGAAGTGAACTTGACAGGTCAATATCAATCTTCTACTCTCTGCACATTCTTCATGATTGCATCTATATCTCTATATTGTTGTTAAGTAATATATGGAAACTGCaggcaaaacaaaactatCGATCATCTCTCTGA